A segment of the Brevibacterium zhoupengii genome:
CCGAGGAGCCTGCCGTCGACGGGGTCGTGGATGGGAACCGCACTGCAGTACCAGGGGTGCTGCGAGGTTTCGAAGTGCTCCGCGGAGAAGAGCTGAACCGGCGCTTCCTCGGCCAGAGCCGTGCCGATGGCATTCGTTCCCACCTTTGACTCGGACCAGTGGGCACCCTCAGCGAATCCGAGAACGTCAGCCTGACGTCTGGCCGCGGTGGCGCCATCACGCCAGAGGATCACGCCTTCGGCATCGGCGACGACGAGAATGAAGCTGCCTGCATCGGGCATCCTCAGCAGCACGGATTTCAGCTCTTCGACGATGAGGCGCAATTTCGATCGCTGTCTGCGGGACTCCACGTCCGCCTCGGCGGAGAAGATTCTGCGATTGTCACCAGCAGGGTCAAGGCCCAGGCGCAGCATTCGATCCCACGAGCGCGCAACGAGCGCTCGCGGTTGCTCCGGCGGCGATGCGCCGGTGATCACTGCATCGTGAATGCGTGTCAGATCTCTGGCGAGATGCGCCAGATCCGGCTGAGGCATGTCACGAGTATAGGCGTGGGGATCGACCCTGGCCATGCAACTCGATGCAACTCTTCCGCGACTGTTCCCTGCGGGATAGCTTGAGGGTACACAGCTCAAAGAAGAGGAGTGACATGACAACGACAATTGATCGCACACAGCTCACCGCCGATGACATCGCGACCGAGTGGCTGAGCAGCTTCGAATCCGCACTGCGCACTCGGGATATCGAGGCCGCGGTGGGACTCTTCGCCACGACGAGTTACTGGCGAGATCTGGTCTCCTTCTCCTGGAACCTCACGACAGTGGAGAACCATGATGGAGTCAGAGATCTGCTGACGACGAACCTGAACCGGGTGGACCCAAGCGAATTCGAACTCGCCGAACCTGCGGAGTCCGCGGACGGGGTGACCACAGTCTGGTTCAACTTCGCCACCTCGGTGGGACGAGGCAAGGGGCTGGTCCGGCTCATCGCCGAAGACGGTGAGACCAGGGCATGGACGTTCCTCACCTCGTTGCAGGAGCTGAAAGGCCACGAAGAGCCGCGTGGCGACCGCCGGATCAAGGGCGCCGAACACGGCGTCGACCCCGAACGGAAGAGCTGGTCGGAGAAGCTTGCCGAGGAGGACGCAGCCTGGGGCGACACCGCACAGCCGTACACTCTCGTCGTCGGCGGGGGACAGGGCGGCATTGCGCTCGGCGCTCGTCTGCGTCAGATGGGAGTACCAGCGCTCGTCATCGATCGGTGGGAGCGGCCGGGAGACCAGTGGCGTTCACGGTACAAGTCGCTGTGCCTGCACGACCCCGTCTGGTACGACCACCTGCCCTACCTGAAGTTCCCCGACAACTGGCCCGTCTTCGCACCCAAGGACAAGATCGCCGATTGGTTGGAGTTCTACACCAAGGTGATGGAGATTCCGTACTGGTCATCGACGGCAGCCACCTCGGCGAAGTTCGACGAGGCGACTAAGCAGTGGACAGTTGAGGTCGACCGCAATGGGGAGAAGCTCACACTCAAGCCCACCCAGCTGGTCATGGCTACGGGGATGTCGGGCAAACCGAATGTTCCCTCATTCCCGGGAGCCGATATCTTCCAGGGCGAGCAGCAGCACTCCTCGCAGCACCGCGGCCCCGACGCCTACACGGGGAAGAAGGTCGTCGTCATCGGCAGCAACAACTCCGCCTTCGACATCTGCGGTGCACTCTACGAACACGACGCCGAGGTGACGATGGTCCAG
Coding sequences within it:
- a CDS encoding flavin-containing monooxygenase yields the protein MTTTIDRTQLTADDIATEWLSSFESALRTRDIEAAVGLFATTSYWRDLVSFSWNLTTVENHDGVRDLLTTNLNRVDPSEFELAEPAESADGVTTVWFNFATSVGRGKGLVRLIAEDGETRAWTFLTSLQELKGHEEPRGDRRIKGAEHGVDPERKSWSEKLAEEDAAWGDTAQPYTLVVGGGQGGIALGARLRQMGVPALVIDRWERPGDQWRSRYKSLCLHDPVWYDHLPYLKFPDNWPVFAPKDKIADWLEFYTKVMEIPYWSSTAATSAKFDEATKQWTVEVDRNGEKLTLKPTQLVMATGMSGKPNVPSFPGADIFQGEQQHSSQHRGPDAYTGKKVVVIGSNNSAFDICGALYEHDAEVTMVQRSSTHIVKSDSLMEIGLGDLYSEKALANGVTTEKADLIFGSLPYRIMHEFQIPLYDQMKERDKDFYQRMEDAGFDLDFGDDESGLFLKYLRRGSGYYIDVGSAELVAEGKVKLAKGEVDHLTENSVVLDDGTELPADLVVYATGYGSMNGWVADLVDQETADKVGKCWGLGSDTTKDPGPWEGEQRNMWKPTQQENLWFQGGNLHQSRHYSLYLALQLKARYEGLETPVYRLQDVHHLA